The Actinomycetota bacterium genome contains a region encoding:
- the coaD gene encoding pantetheine-phosphate adenylyltransferase translates to MTIAVVPGSFDPITAGHIDIIKRAKDLYERVIVGVVINPGKKPLFSLEERVEMVKDAVSWDPTIAVDSFTGLLVDFVKLHNAKVIVRGLRAVSDFEHEFQMAQLNRRLNSEIETVFMMASPEYAYLSSSIIKEIAMYDGSVKGLVSPNVEESLRRALA, encoded by the coding sequence ATGACGATTGCTGTTGTGCCGGGGAGTTTCGATCCCATAACGGCAGGCCACATCGATATCATCAAGCGTGCAAAAGATTTATACGAGCGCGTGATCGTAGGGGTAGTCATAAATCCAGGCAAAAAACCTCTCTTTAGCCTCGAAGAAAGAGTGGAAATGGTCAAGGATGCGGTATCCTGGGACCCGACCATAGCCGTAGATTCTTTTACGGGCCTACTGGTCGATTTTGTCAAGTTGCACAATGCCAAGGTGATTGTGAGGGGATTGAGAGCCGTCTCGGATTTCGAACACGAATTCCAGATGGCTCAATTAAATAGAAGGTTGAACTCGGAAATCGAGACGGTCTTTATGATGGCGAGCCCCGAGTACGCCTATCTCAGCTCGAGCATCATCAAAGAGATTGCGATGTACGATGGCAGCGTAAAAGGACTTGTCTCGCCCAATGTCGAAGAATCATTACGCAGAGCGCTGGCATAA
- a CDS encoding DegV family protein, with protein MAKIAIVTDSTADMALTYYDENDVTMVPLMVRFGEEAYKDWIEMPPEKFYPMLRSSDILPKTSQPTVQEFIEAYSKYESYDHIFSIHLSGHLSGTIQSADIARQNVNVPVTVVDSKLASVGTAFIVNEAIKARNAGQNVAEMTALIDALVRDTRLLFCVDTLKYLELGGRIGKAQALAGSILNIKPILTLEDGMVVPFKKVKGRKKIFKEIVELLSAQSAERLTIGIIHADTPEAARELEEHIKDAGIAYDLVLATQIGSVIGTYVGPGAFGIMYHPHG; from the coding sequence ATGGCTAAGATTGCGATTGTTACGGATAGCACTGCCGATATGGCGCTCACTTACTATGACGAAAATGATGTGACGATGGTCCCGCTTATGGTCCGTTTCGGGGAAGAGGCCTACAAGGATTGGATAGAGATGCCGCCCGAGAAATTCTACCCGATGTTGCGTTCGTCGGACATACTCCCCAAGACCTCTCAGCCGACGGTTCAGGAGTTTATTGAGGCGTACTCGAAGTACGAGTCGTACGACCACATCTTCTCGATTCACCTATCCGGGCATCTTAGCGGAACGATTCAATCGGCGGACATAGCACGCCAAAACGTCAACGTTCCGGTGACGGTCGTAGACAGCAAGCTGGCGAGCGTAGGCACGGCTTTTATAGTAAACGAAGCCATAAAGGCGCGTAACGCGGGCCAAAACGTGGCCGAGATGACCGCTTTGATAGACGCGCTCGTCAGGGATACGCGGTTGCTGTTCTGTGTCGACACCCTTAAATATCTGGAGTTGGGCGGGCGAATCGGCAAAGCGCAGGCGTTGGCGGGCTCCATTCTTAACATCAAACCGATACTCACACTCGAGGACGGCATGGTCGTGCCGTTTAAAAAGGTCAAAGGACGCAAGAAGATATTTAAGGAAATAGTCGAGCTTCTTAGCGCCCAGAGCGCCGAGCGCCTCACTATCGGGATCATCCACGCGGATACTCCCGAGGCCGCGCGCGAACTCGAGGAGCACATAAAGGACGCGGGAATAGCATACGACCTAGTCCTAGCGACGCAGATCGGCAGCGTAATAGGGACTTACGTCGGACCCGGCGCCTTCGGCATAATGTACCACCCTCACGGCTAA
- the plsX gene encoding phosphate acyltransferase PlsX — translation MVIAVDAMGGDSGPGEVVQGCVNAARIEPHIDIVLLGPKDLLSKELPRLDAPATIRIEDALDVISMDEEPAWAIRNKPASSIVIGNRLVKDGNAQAFVSAGSTGAVMAGALLIMGRIKGISRPAIMVKFPMRARDVYILDAGANADCRPENLLDFAIMANSYLKSVMKVVKPSVGLLSIGEERGKGNELVKEAYGLIDRADLDFYGNVEGRDIPLGTTDIVVCDGYTGNIVLKLSEGLVSQVLAEFKAIASSSLLAKLGGLVFKPGLMKMKERLDPDEYGGTLLLGVDGVCIICHGSSSAKAVGNAVLQAVNAVRGGVVGKIKEDLKGKPQLNV, via the coding sequence ATCGTCATAGCGGTCGATGCGATGGGCGGCGACAGCGGACCCGGTGAAGTCGTCCAGGGATGCGTTAACGCAGCCCGCATAGAGCCTCACATCGACATCGTGCTCCTCGGACCAAAAGACCTCTTGAGTAAAGAGCTGCCGCGCCTCGACGCGCCGGCGACAATACGTATCGAAGACGCGCTAGATGTCATTTCCATGGACGAGGAGCCGGCGTGGGCGATTCGAAACAAGCCGGCTTCGAGCATCGTAATCGGCAACAGACTGGTCAAAGACGGCAATGCCCAGGCGTTTGTCTCCGCCGGAAGCACGGGAGCCGTCATGGCCGGTGCCTTGCTTATCATGGGGCGAATAAAAGGAATATCGAGACCCGCCATAATGGTGAAGTTTCCGATGCGGGCGCGAGATGTTTACATCCTCGATGCGGGCGCGAACGCCGACTGCAGGCCCGAGAACCTCCTCGACTTCGCCATCATGGCGAACTCTTATTTAAAATCAGTGATGAAAGTCGTCAAGCCGAGCGTCGGCTTGCTCAGCATCGGCGAGGAACGCGGCAAAGGCAATGAGCTGGTAAAAGAAGCCTATGGTTTAATCGACCGGGCCGATTTGGACTTTTACGGAAACGTGGAGGGACGCGATATACCGCTCGGCACTACCGATATTGTCGTTTGCGATGGATATACCGGCAACATCGTGCTAAAGTTGTCCGAGGGACTCGTGTCGCAGGTACTGGCCGAGTTTAAGGCCATCGCGTCGAGTTCCTTACTTGCCAAGCTAGGCGGCCTGGTATTCAAGCCGGGCCTCATGAAGATGAAAGAGCGCCTCGACCCTGATGAGTATGGCGGAACCTTGCTCTTAGGAGTCGACGGTGTCTGCATTATATGCCACGGCAGCTCGTCGGCTAAGGCCGTCGGTAACGCGGTGCTCCAAGCGGTAAATGCCGTTCGCGGCGGAGTCGTCGGAAAGATTAAAGAAGACCTGAAAGGAAAACCGCAACTAAATGTCTAA
- a CDS encoding DUF177 domain-containing protein produces the protein MNRVIIDAKEILGDVGLEQSYRFEQDFNPIVSETTKYTFSKPVLFDIKLENTGRGVRVTGKVSTEMILECSRCLGEFGFPVEWRADEVFATEKLPDEETYVMDDTRVDLGPAAEEAFVLAVPMKPLCDDACAGICPVCGERIDEKHEAHDEEKVDARMGVLRQLLKGREDEGVGKAEG, from the coding sequence GTGAACAGAGTGATTATCGATGCTAAAGAGATCCTTGGTGATGTGGGCTTGGAGCAGAGCTATAGGTTCGAACAGGATTTCAATCCCATAGTCTCCGAGACCACAAAATACACCTTTAGCAAACCGGTTCTTTTCGACATCAAGCTCGAAAACACCGGGCGCGGGGTGCGCGTAACGGGCAAGGTATCGACCGAGATGATTCTCGAATGCAGCCGCTGTCTGGGCGAGTTCGGGTTTCCGGTCGAGTGGCGCGCGGACGAGGTCTTCGCGACGGAAAAGCTGCCCGATGAAGAGACGTATGTTATGGATGATACCCGCGTCGACCTCGGGCCGGCGGCGGAAGAAGCGTTTGTCCTTGCCGTTCCGATGAAGCCGCTCTGCGACGACGCCTGCGCCGGCATATGCCCGGTCTGCGGCGAGCGCATCGATGAGAAACACGAGGCGCACGACGAAGAGAAGGTCGACGCGCGGATGGGGGTCTTGCGACAGCTGCTAAAAGGCCGAGAGGACGAGGGTGTGGGAAAAGCCGAGGGCTAG
- the rsmD gene encoding 16S rRNA (guanine(966)-N(2))-methyltransferase RsmD → MRVISGSAKGIRLLAPKGLDIRPTADRVKESLFNIIGDAARDTVVLDLFAGTGALGIESLSRGAKFAYFVDISRISTELIKRNLDLTKLAARASVLTQDAERVLDRLGKQGVRFDLIFLDPPYRISVSFLDAILSKLASDLLCDDGLLVLEHSAKSNPREPAGLRIGSTRTYGDTAITFYYMKGDR, encoded by the coding sequence ATGCGGGTGATTTCGGGAAGCGCGAAAGGAATAAGGCTTCTAGCTCCCAAGGGGTTGGATATTCGCCCGACCGCGGACCGGGTCAAGGAATCGCTTTTCAATATAATCGGCGACGCCGCGCGCGACACCGTCGTTCTCGACCTCTTTGCGGGAACCGGAGCGCTCGGCATAGAATCGCTCAGTCGCGGTGCGAAATTCGCCTACTTCGTCGATATAAGCCGGATTTCGACAGAGCTAATCAAAAGAAATTTGGATCTCACAAAATTAGCGGCTAGGGCGAGCGTGCTGACGCAAGATGCCGAGAGAGTTCTAGATCGACTCGGCAAGCAAGGGGTCAGATTTGATTTGATTTTTCTTGACCCTCCTTATAGAATTAGCGTATCCTTTTTAGATGCAATCCTAAGTAAGCTTGCATCGGATTTACTATGTGACGATGGCTTGCTTGTCTTGGAGCATTCGGCAAAAAGCAATCCCCGCGAACCGGCGGGACTGAGAATCGGCTCGACCAGGACTTATGGGGATACGGCCATCACGTTTTATTATATGAAAGGCGACAGATGA
- a CDS encoding DAK2 domain-containing protein: MKASLRDQLPETITKSDIATLVNASLAALIRYQDEINRLNVFPVPDGDTGTNMVLTMKTVRDETVKAGDASIAELAKVITHGSLMGARGNSGVILSQIIRGICESLAEHEELDADAIIEALDSGATAAYEAVKKPVEGTMLTVVRDMANAGMRLVGKNLHPADLFSYIIEEGKRSVERTPELLPILKESGVVDAGGYGLLIMAKGILSAQKGVKLENGIVDDNDRLTIVDESIEFAYCTEFILKSEGIDLDEVEIEMEKYGDSVLVVGTPELTKIHVHTNDPGAVVQVATGLGTISEVQINNIIEQSKLRTESLKEEDALHRERGIGIIAVAGGEGVKEILSNLGVHAIVDGGQSMNPSTADLVAAVNKLRRDEVIILPNNKNIIMAAQQVDGLTDKTVGVVATTSVPEAFGVMLAFDEDASLEQNIEAMTIECDQVKTGEVTYAMRDTKNGEVKKGETIGLYAGEIKASGGDVLATTMKLLETMVDDESEVVTILAGDTIDADQIDELSAMFEERFPDIELDMHYGGQPVYYFLIGIE; this comes from the coding sequence ATGAAGGCTAGCCTGCGAGACCAATTACCGGAAACCATCACAAAAAGCGATATCGCCACTCTCGTAAACGCTTCGTTAGCGGCCCTCATCAGATACCAGGATGAAATAAACCGCCTCAATGTCTTCCCGGTTCCCGATGGGGATACGGGCACGAACATGGTGCTCACCATGAAAACCGTCCGGGATGAAACCGTAAAAGCCGGCGACGCGTCCATCGCGGAGCTGGCTAAAGTGATAACCCATGGGTCGTTAATGGGCGCGCGCGGAAATTCGGGAGTAATCCTCTCCCAGATAATACGGGGCATCTGCGAGAGCTTGGCCGAGCATGAAGAACTCGACGCGGACGCCATAATCGAAGCGCTCGACAGCGGCGCAACGGCGGCATACGAGGCCGTAAAAAAACCGGTCGAGGGCACGATGTTGACGGTCGTAAGGGATATGGCGAACGCGGGCATGCGTCTTGTCGGCAAGAATCTTCACCCGGCCGACCTGTTTTCGTACATTATCGAAGAGGGCAAGCGGTCGGTCGAGCGCACACCCGAGTTGCTGCCCATACTTAAAGAATCGGGTGTTGTCGATGCCGGCGGCTATGGACTTCTCATCATGGCCAAGGGAATCCTGTCCGCTCAGAAAGGCGTCAAACTCGAGAACGGTATCGTCGACGACAACGACCGGCTTACGATAGTAGACGAGAGCATCGAGTTCGCGTATTGCACCGAATTCATTTTAAAGAGCGAGGGCATCGATTTAGACGAGGTTGAAATCGAGATGGAGAAGTACGGAGACTCGGTGCTGGTAGTCGGCACGCCGGAGTTGACGAAGATACACGTTCACACCAACGACCCCGGAGCGGTCGTGCAAGTCGCGACCGGGCTCGGGACGATATCCGAGGTTCAGATAAACAACATCATCGAACAGTCGAAGTTGCGTACCGAATCTTTGAAAGAAGAGGACGCTCTCCACCGGGAGCGGGGGATAGGTATCATCGCGGTCGCCGGCGGCGAAGGCGTCAAAGAGATACTGTCTAACCTCGGCGTTCATGCGATTGTCGATGGTGGGCAAAGCATGAATCCGAGCACGGCCGACCTTGTCGCCGCGGTAAATAAACTGCGACGCGACGAAGTCATAATTCTTCCCAACAACAAAAACATTATCATGGCGGCCCAACAGGTCGACGGATTGACCGATAAAACGGTCGGCGTCGTCGCAACGACCTCGGTACCCGAGGCGTTCGGGGTTATGTTGGCCTTTGACGAAGATGCTTCGCTGGAGCAAAACATCGAAGCGATGACCATCGAATGCGACCAGGTAAAGACGGGTGAGGTCACATACGCCATGCGAGACACGAAGAACGGAGAGGTCAAGAAAGGGGAGACCATAGGGCTTTACGCCGGCGAGATCAAGGCCTCCGGCGGCGACGTGCTTGCGACGACGATGAAGCTCCTCGAGACGATGGTGGACGATGAGAGCGAAGTGGTGACGATTTTGGCGGGCGACACGATAGACGCCGACCAAATAGACGAACTTTCGGCGATGTTCGAGGAGCGGTTTCCCGATATCGAGCTGGATATGCACTACGGCGGCCAGCCCGTATACTATTTTCTAATCGGTATAGAATAG
- the recG gene encoding ATP-dependent DNA helicase RecG, whose product MSRNPSLDLPVINVKFVGSAIAQSLKKLGIETVGDLLFHFPHKYLDLSKMKKINEVRGGEHVTIVGEVREVGKKRVRTGLRIVEVALFDGTGYIKGVWFNQDYVATRLKEGMQVSFSGKVNYKFNRYQMDNPMYDIVGEAAGEPIHSGRIVPVHPATKNVTPNIMRRILKNALDEYGDIAETLPQALIAKKGLPPRAEALREIHFPTERELLLQARHRLIFEELFLMQAGLAARKRRIESDLKGVAHKRDGVLTDGLLRSLPFELTGDQTSAIGEIQDDMERNSPMNRLLQGEVGSGKTIVALFALLAAIQGGYQATMMAPTEVLAVQHYGKIKDIVDKLGVSTALLIGSMSQKEREVLREGVKAGDIDLIIGTHAIIQNDVDFKMLGLAVIDEQHRFGVQQRMYLKEKGYHPDILIMSATPIPRTLSLTLYGDLDVTIIKELPGGREPGAHVDTLLCRADKREQAYEKVRREVADGHQAYIVCPLIEESDKIEVRAVMREAERLQTEVFPDLRVGLIHGRLKSGEKQEVMAQFARGELDILISTTVIEVGIDVANATVMLIEDAERFGLAQLHQLRGRIGRSGLKSYCILFGEPTTDEGKQRINAIRTIKDGFKLAEADLRIRGEGQLFGTRQSGLPDLRIAKLTRDYEILTDARREAFSIVESDPALAKPENRMLREEIRTRFAHNLDWLFQA is encoded by the coding sequence ATGAGCCGGAATCCGTCGCTGGATTTGCCCGTTATAAATGTGAAATTCGTCGGTTCCGCGATTGCCCAGAGCCTCAAGAAGCTGGGCATTGAGACCGTCGGCGACCTCCTGTTCCATTTCCCCCACAAATACCTCGACCTCTCGAAGATGAAGAAGATAAACGAGGTCCGCGGCGGCGAGCATGTCACGATTGTCGGAGAGGTGCGCGAGGTCGGCAAGAAGCGCGTCAGGACCGGGCTGCGCATAGTCGAAGTGGCGCTTTTCGACGGGACGGGCTACATAAAGGGCGTTTGGTTCAACCAAGACTATGTCGCGACCCGTCTTAAAGAAGGGATGCAAGTCTCTTTTAGCGGGAAGGTGAATTATAAGTTCAACCGGTATCAGATGGATAACCCCATGTATGATATTGTCGGCGAGGCCGCCGGCGAGCCGATTCACTCGGGGCGCATCGTGCCGGTACACCCGGCGACAAAAAACGTCACCCCCAATATTATGAGGCGGATACTCAAAAACGCGCTCGATGAATACGGGGATATCGCCGAGACCTTGCCGCAAGCGCTTATCGCAAAGAAAGGTTTGCCGCCTCGGGCCGAAGCTTTGCGCGAAATACACTTCCCGACCGAACGCGAACTCCTTCTTCAGGCTCGGCACCGCCTTATCTTCGAGGAACTCTTCCTGATGCAGGCGGGGCTGGCGGCGCGCAAGAGACGAATCGAAAGCGACTTAAAGGGCGTCGCACACAAACGCGACGGCGTGCTTACGGACGGGCTTTTGCGAAGCCTGCCGTTCGAGCTTACCGGTGACCAGACGAGCGCGATTGGTGAGATTCAGGATGACATGGAGCGCAACAGCCCGATGAATCGGCTGCTCCAGGGCGAGGTCGGTTCAGGCAAGACCATCGTCGCCCTATTTGCCCTGCTGGCGGCGATTCAGGGCGGCTATCAGGCGACGATGATGGCGCCGACCGAGGTCTTAGCCGTCCAGCATTACGGGAAGATAAAGGATATAGTCGATAAGCTTGGCGTAAGTACCGCGCTGCTTATCGGGTCGATGTCGCAGAAAGAGCGAGAAGTGCTGCGCGAGGGCGTCAAGGCGGGCGATATAGACCTAATAATCGGCACGCACGCGATAATCCAGAACGATGTCGACTTCAAGATGCTGGGGCTCGCCGTCATCGACGAGCAGCACCGGTTCGGCGTGCAGCAGCGGATGTACCTCAAAGAAAAGGGCTACCACCCCGACATCCTGATAATGAGCGCGACCCCGATACCGAGGACGCTCTCGCTCACTCTCTACGGGGATTTGGACGTCACCATCATCAAGGAACTCCCGGGGGGCCGGGAGCCGGGCGCGCACGTCGACACCTTGCTCTGCCGCGCCGACAAGCGCGAGCAGGCCTATGAAAAGGTGCGGCGCGAGGTAGCCGACGGGCACCAGGCATATATCGTCTGCCCGCTTATCGAGGAATCGGATAAGATAGAGGTAAGGGCGGTGATGCGGGAGGCGGAGCGCCTGCAAACGGAGGTCTTTCCCGATTTGAGGGTCGGCCTGATTCACGGCCGGTTGAAGTCGGGCGAGAAGCAAGAGGTAATGGCGCAATTTGCTCGGGGCGAATTGGATATCTTGATATCGACGACCGTCATCGAGGTCGGCATAGATGTCGCGAACGCGACGGTCATGCTGATTGAGGACGCCGAACGTTTCGGGCTCGCGCAGCTCCACCAGTTAAGGGGGCGCATCGGCAGGAGCGGTCTCAAATCTTATTGCATCCTCTTCGGCGAGCCGACGACCGATGAGGGCAAACAGCGGATAAACGCCATCCGAACAATCAAGGACGGATTTAAACTGGCCGAGGCCGACCTGCGGATTCGCGGCGAAGGGCAGCTCTTCGGCACGCGGCAATCGGGTTTGCCGGACTTGCGGATAGCGAAGCTCACGCGCGATTATGAGATACTGACGGATGCCCGGCGCGAGGCGTTTTCAATCGTCGAAAGCGACCCGGCGCTCGCGAAGCCCGAGAACCGGATGTTGCGGGAAGAGATAAGGACTCGCTTCGCGCACAACCTGGACTGGCTGTTCCAGGCTTAG
- a CDS encoding HAD-IC family P-type ATPase has product MATRKEESGRDERAQAWYIKPIDDIFEQFRTGVDGLSQAEAKARLDRYGLNKLVEDERVPVWRTVLHQFKNPLIYILLIAATITILLRDYIDAGVILTVVILNAVIGFVQEYKAEESVRSLKKLLALKAFVVRDGFEQDIDAEFIVPGDIVTLQSGRKVPADIRLYHVKEFQIDESAFTGESVPVSKTAEAIPRENLQAFEQTNIVFMGSIVTAGRAAGVVVATGRATQLGQISEDVRAVGAIKTPLQGRIDALSKFIIIIVAGSGIAGLGIGLAQGEDIVQLLLTMIAMAVAIVPEGLPVALTIALAVAVNRMARQKAIIRYLPAIETIGSSTVIGSDKTGTLTRNEMSVQKIWAGGGGYSVEGTGYEPIGLVTKNDAEPKEAVDLREDEILEWTLRIGLLAGESELIKKEDRWVAHGDPTEVSLMVAAFRAGMDEEREKHECPQLDMVPFESELQYMATLNKVRDKVFILVKGAPEKLLSLSKTVAGVEGGAPIDKKDILVKADEFADRGLRVLGMALKEVPPATTEVIHKDVFDLTFIGLQGMMDPPRPQAVEAIKSAEQAGIRVIMITGDNARTALSIGGMMGIAGETDVAVTGRELDDMSEDQLRDIVKTVPVFARVSPHHKLRIVNALKANGEIVAVTGDGVNDAAALKAAHIGAAMGITGTDVAKEASDMVIVDDNFASIYRALIEGRVAFDNIRKVTFFLLTTGAGILIAILAAIVTGYPLMFLPAQILWMNLVTNGLQDVALAFDPKEPGVEERPPRDPREGVLNRTLLLRLALLGVVVGLSSYAVFVSTLNEGASLEHARTMALTTIVFAQFFHVVNSRSERLSAFKQNLADNKFLLFSMLAALVAQLSLLYVPTMRLLFRTTALSFEELAIAVVVGSTVLAASELDKWRVRHSERRVASP; this is encoded by the coding sequence ATGGCCACACGAAAAGAAGAGTCGGGTCGCGATGAGCGCGCGCAAGCGTGGTATATAAAGCCCATCGATGACATCTTCGAACAATTTAGAACCGGCGTCGACGGCTTGTCGCAAGCCGAGGCCAAAGCGAGACTCGATAGATACGGGCTGAATAAGCTTGTGGAAGACGAGAGGGTGCCGGTGTGGCGGACCGTTCTCCACCAGTTCAAAAATCCGCTCATATACATACTTCTCATCGCCGCGACTATAACCATCCTTCTGCGGGACTATATCGACGCCGGTGTGATTTTAACCGTTGTCATACTCAATGCCGTCATCGGGTTTGTCCAAGAGTACAAGGCCGAGGAGTCCGTTCGCTCGCTGAAAAAACTATTGGCGCTCAAAGCGTTCGTCGTCAGAGACGGCTTTGAACAGGACATCGATGCCGAATTCATCGTCCCCGGCGACATCGTCACGCTCCAGTCGGGGCGGAAGGTACCGGCCGATATCCGTCTTTACCATGTAAAAGAGTTTCAGATAGACGAGTCGGCGTTTACGGGGGAGTCCGTTCCGGTGTCGAAGACCGCGGAGGCCATACCGAGAGAAAACCTCCAGGCTTTCGAACAAACCAACATAGTCTTTATGGGGAGCATAGTAACGGCCGGGCGCGCGGCCGGCGTAGTCGTGGCGACCGGGCGCGCGACACAGCTCGGGCAAATCTCAGAGGATGTCAGGGCGGTCGGAGCCATAAAAACTCCGCTCCAAGGAAGGATTGACGCGCTTAGCAAGTTTATTATCATCATCGTCGCGGGATCCGGCATCGCCGGTCTCGGTATCGGCCTGGCGCAGGGTGAAGACATCGTCCAGCTATTGCTGACCATGATCGCTATGGCGGTCGCCATTGTGCCCGAGGGACTGCCGGTGGCTTTGACGATAGCGCTTGCGGTGGCGGTAAATCGGATGGCCCGCCAAAAAGCTATTATCCGATACTTGCCTGCTATTGAAACGATAGGCAGCAGCACGGTCATCGGGTCGGACAAGACCGGGACGCTCACGCGCAACGAGATGTCGGTTCAGAAGATATGGGCCGGCGGCGGCGGGTATTCTGTCGAGGGAACCGGCTACGAGCCAATCGGACTTGTCACGAAGAATGACGCGGAACCGAAAGAGGCGGTCGATTTGCGCGAAGACGAAATCCTCGAGTGGACACTCCGCATCGGACTGCTGGCGGGCGAATCGGAACTCATAAAAAAGGAAGACCGGTGGGTCGCCCATGGTGACCCGACCGAGGTGTCGCTTATGGTCGCCGCGTTTAGGGCGGGCATGGATGAGGAGCGCGAAAAACACGAATGCCCGCAGCTCGATATGGTGCCGTTCGAATCGGAGCTTCAGTACATGGCGACTTTGAATAAAGTGAGAGACAAGGTCTTCATTCTCGTAAAAGGCGCGCCCGAAAAGCTCCTCTCGCTCTCCAAGACGGTTGCCGGTGTTGAAGGCGGCGCGCCAATCGATAAGAAGGATATTCTAGTAAAAGCCGATGAATTTGCCGATCGGGGTTTGCGCGTGTTGGGCATGGCCCTTAAAGAGGTGCCGCCCGCGACAACTGAAGTAATCCACAAAGATGTTTTCGACCTCACCTTTATCGGCCTGCAAGGCATGATGGACCCGCCGCGGCCTCAAGCCGTCGAAGCGATTAAATCGGCGGAGCAAGCGGGGATTCGGGTTATCATGATAACCGGTGACAATGCGCGAACAGCGCTCTCGATAGGCGGGATGATGGGAATCGCCGGAGAGACCGATGTGGCGGTAACCGGTCGTGAATTGGACGATATGAGCGAAGACCAACTCCGGGATATCGTGAAAACGGTCCCGGTTTTCGCGCGCGTATCGCCCCACCATAAACTGCGAATCGTAAACGCCCTGAAGGCGAATGGCGAAATCGTCGCGGTCACCGGCGACGGTGTAAACGATGCCGCCGCGTTAAAAGCGGCGCATATAGGCGCCGCGATGGGTATCACCGGGACCGATGTCGCGAAAGAAGCGAGCGACATGGTCATCGTCGACGATAATTTCGCGAGTATTTACCGGGCGCTTATAGAAGGCCGGGTCGCGTTCGACAATATACGAAAAGTCACCTTCTTCCTTCTTACGACCGGCGCCGGCATTCTCATCGCGATACTTGCGGCAATTGTGACGGGATACCCTTTGATGTTTTTGCCGGCGCAAATCTTATGGATGAACCTTGTCACCAACGGCCTCCAAGACGTTGCGCTAGCGTTCGACCCGAAAGAGCCGGGCGTTGAAGAGAGACCGCCGCGAGACCCAAGGGAGGGGGTTCTCAACCGGACGCTCTTGCTGCGCCTCGCTCTTCTCGGCGTAGTCGTTGGTCTTTCGAGTTATGCGGTCTTTGTCTCGACTTTGAACGAGGGCGCGTCGCTCGAGCATGCGCGCACGATGGCTCTTACGACCATCGTCTTCGCGCAATTCTTCCATGTAGTCAACTCGCGTTCGGAGAGGCTCTCCGCTTTTAAGCAAAACTTAGCCGACAACAAGTTTCTTCTCTTTAGCATGCTCGCGGCGCTCGTTGCGCAATTATCTCTTCTATATGTCCCGACAATGCGGTTGCTCTTCCGAACGACCGCTCTCTCTTTCGAAGAACTCGCGATAGCCGTCGTGGTCGGCTCAACGGTTCTAGCCGCGAGCGAACTCGACAAGTGGCGAGTGCGCCATAGCGAGCGGCGTGTCGCATCCCCCTAA
- the rpmF gene encoding 50S ribosomal protein L32, translated as MAVPKRRTSKARRDSRRATWRAISGPSLVECPQCHDVKLTHRVCKTCGYYNRTQVLEVE; from the coding sequence ATGGCTGTACCTAAGAGAAGGACTTCGAAAGCGAGAAGAGACTCGAGACGCGCGACATGGCGTGCGATTTCAGGCCCTTCGCTGGTAGAGTGCCCGCAGTGCCACGACGTAAAGTTGACCCACCGCGTCTGCAAAACCTGCGGATACTATAATCGCACACAGGTCTTGGAAGTAGAGTAA
- a CDS encoding ATPase, with translation MDILGLIDRLEDVIANGRKVPLSGSVVLQEQRMYEIIDELRAALPEELKTARWIVKERQEMIDEADKEAERVIDEARMRAEEMLKEKEIVRLAERRANDIIEAAQAREREIRLGAEDYADEMLANLEVNLGKLLTAVQRGRDRLQGRLER, from the coding sequence ATGGATATATTGGGCCTTATTGATCGGCTTGAGGATGTAATAGCCAACGGGCGTAAGGTTCCTTTATCGGGGTCGGTCGTCCTTCAAGAGCAGAGGATGTACGAGATAATCGACGAACTTCGCGCCGCCCTTCCCGAGGAACTCAAAACCGCGCGTTGGATTGTGAAAGAACGGCAAGAAATGATCGATGAGGCCGACAAAGAAGCCGAACGGGTCATAGACGAAGCCAGGATGCGAGCCGAAGAGATGCTAAAAGAGAAAGAAATCGTAAGGCTGGCGGAGCGGAGGGCGAACGACATTATCGAAGCGGCGCAGGCAAGGGAGCGCGAGATAAGGCTCGGTGCCGAAGATTACGCCGATGAGATGTTGGCGAACCTCGAAGTAAACCTAGGCAAATTACTGACGGCGGTTCAACGGGGACGCGACCGGCTACAAGGCCGGTTGGAGCGATAA
- a CDS encoding DUF1858 domain-containing protein: MRFSKDMLIEDALTAHPKAMDIFLKYDMVCVGCLASSVESLENGANMHNVSIEDLVAELNGLVVDEG; the protein is encoded by the coding sequence ATGCGGTTTTCAAAAGACATGCTCATCGAAGATGCGCTGACGGCTCACCCCAAAGCAATGGATATATTTTTAAAATACGACATGGTCTGCGTCGGTTGCTTGGCGTCATCTGTGGAGAGCCTCGAAAACGGCGCTAATATGCACAATGTAAGCATCGAAGACCTTGTCGCGGAACTCAATGGATTGGTCGTAGATGAAGGCTAG